In Fluviicola taffensis DSM 16823, the following are encoded in one genomic region:
- the dnaG gene encoding DNA primase yields MSRIPPHIIDEIMQTSRIEEVIGEFVSLKKSGSNLKGLSPFVDEKSPSFMVSPAKQIFKCFSSGKGGTVVSFLMEKEHFSYPEALKWLADKYGIQVPEDKPQTAEEMAAITERESLYIINEFAKEHFMHNMHETNEGQNIGLSYFEERGFRKDIIQKFQLGYCLNSGDDFTKAALKKGYKKEYLESVGLTRTKEERSFDFFRGRVMFPIHSISGRVLGFGGRTLITDKKVAKYFNSPESIIYNKSEILYGLYFAKGDIIKYDNCFLCEGYTDVISMHQAGVPNSVASSGTSLTKEQIRLIKRYTQNITILYDGDAAGIKASFRGIDLILEEGMNVKVVLFPDGDDPDSYSKKVSTTELMDFIKANTQDFVSFKTSLLLAEGNNDPLQKAQIIRDVVHSISLIPDQITRSVFTTEIARVFGFDESIVINELNKLRKNNIARDLEEPQIAQNPAFTDTFTTPTPQSTTAQEVKNPYAIEEFELIRILVKYGIFAITTDHIDEHGVSHPVEVSVAELVHHELSKDELIFQYPIYQEIYQQIVEGLSSKTLYKISFWLRHEKPEVVQLITEIETDQYELSPKWLSKYNVDTNREVDKLKATVMNGIYAFKKLRIMQRIEQIQKDLNELAENITDEQLQDLLSEQIVLERVKMSIAGKLNQTIIH; encoded by the coding sequence ATGTCACGCATTCCCCCGCATATCATAGATGAAATCATGCAAACATCTCGTATTGAAGAGGTGATTGGGGAATTTGTGAGCTTGAAAAAATCGGGATCGAACCTGAAAGGATTGAGTCCATTTGTGGATGAGAAATCACCTTCCTTCATGGTTTCTCCAGCGAAACAAATTTTCAAGTGCTTTTCTTCTGGAAAAGGCGGAACGGTGGTTAGTTTCCTCATGGAAAAAGAACATTTTTCTTATCCCGAAGCTTTAAAATGGTTGGCAGACAAATACGGAATTCAGGTTCCTGAAGATAAACCGCAAACTGCGGAAGAAATGGCTGCCATTACCGAACGCGAAAGTTTATACATCATCAATGAATTCGCCAAAGAGCATTTTATGCACAACATGCATGAAACAAACGAAGGCCAAAACATTGGACTTTCTTACTTTGAAGAACGTGGATTTCGAAAAGACATCATTCAGAAATTTCAATTGGGTTATTGTTTGAATTCAGGCGATGATTTCACCAAAGCAGCATTAAAAAAAGGATATAAAAAGGAATATCTAGAATCTGTTGGGTTAACCAGAACCAAAGAAGAACGCAGCTTTGATTTTTTTCGCGGTCGCGTGATGTTCCCTATTCATTCCATTTCTGGTCGCGTATTGGGGTTTGGAGGACGAACGTTAATCACAGACAAAAAAGTAGCGAAATACTTCAATTCTCCTGAAAGTATCATTTACAACAAAAGTGAAATTTTGTATGGATTGTACTTTGCAAAAGGAGATATTATCAAATATGACAATTGTTTCTTGTGTGAAGGTTATACCGATGTTATTTCGATGCACCAAGCAGGAGTGCCCAATTCGGTTGCTTCTTCTGGGACTTCTTTAACGAAAGAACAGATCCGCTTAATCAAACGCTACACGCAAAACATTACAATTTTATACGATGGTGATGCAGCTGGAATCAAAGCTTCATTCCGCGGAATTGATTTGATTTTAGAAGAAGGAATGAACGTCAAAGTGGTCCTTTTCCCTGATGGGGATGACCCAGACTCCTATTCCAAAAAAGTAAGTACAACGGAATTGATGGATTTCATTAAGGCCAATACGCAAGACTTCGTAAGCTTCAAAACATCTCTCCTACTTGCTGAAGGAAACAATGATCCGCTTCAAAAAGCACAAATAATTCGCGACGTAGTCCATTCTATTTCCTTGATTCCTGATCAAATCACACGTTCTGTTTTTACAACAGAAATTGCAAGGGTTTTCGGGTTTGATGAGAGTATTGTCATCAATGAACTCAACAAACTGCGCAAAAACAACATTGCGCGTGATTTAGAAGAACCACAAATTGCACAAAATCCTGCTTTTACAGACACCTTTACTACTCCTACCCCTCAATCGACGACTGCACAAGAAGTTAAAAACCCTTATGCCATTGAGGAGTTTGAATTGATTCGGATTTTAGTGAAATATGGAATTTTTGCTATCACAACTGATCATATTGATGAACATGGAGTATCTCACCCTGTAGAAGTGAGCGTTGCAGAATTGGTTCATCATGAATTATCCAAAGATGAATTAATCTTTCAATATCCCATATATCAGGAAATATACCAGCAGATAGTCGAAGGACTAAGTTCTAAAACACTCTACAAAATTTCATTTTGGTTGCGTCATGAAAAACCTGAAGTCGTGCAATTAATTACTGAAATTGAAACAGATCAATACGAATTAAGTCCAAAATGGCTTTCTAAATACAATGTAGATACGAATCGCGAAGTTGATAAGCTCAAAGCAACAGTAATGAATGGAATTTACGCCTTTAAAAAGCTGCGTATCATGCAACGAATCGAACAAATACAGAAAGACTTGAATGAACTGGCTGAAAACATTACAGACGAACAACTTCAGGATTTACTCTCTGAACAAATCGTATTGGAACGTGTAAAAATGTCTATTGCAGGAAAATTGAATCAAACAATTATTCATTAA
- a CDS encoding DUF2911 domain-containing protein, which yields MKHLFITTILALSLSTLANAQLAPQSSSMSKLEQTVGLTDLSIHYSRPSKKGRVIFGDVVPFGEVWRTGANENTKFTNSDALIFGKDTLKPGTYALYTKPTKESWDLIFYTDVTNWGTPEVWDEKKVALKVNAKSTSLKDAVETFTISVDGLESTNGATLTLKWDQTAVAFPFAVPTDSKVMANINKVMAGPSANDYAGAASYYLETKKDLKKALEWATKATEMQPEAFWIFRTKSLIQAELGDKKGAIESAKKGLALAEKASYAPYVKMFNESLKEWSK from the coding sequence ATGAAACACTTGTTTATCACAACAATTTTAGCTCTTAGCTTAAGTACATTAGCAAACGCGCAATTAGCGCCACAATCAAGTTCAATGAGTAAATTGGAGCAAACAGTAGGTCTTACAGATCTTTCTATTCACTATTCAAGACCAAGTAAGAAAGGTCGTGTGATTTTTGGAGATGTTGTTCCTTTTGGAGAAGTTTGGAGAACTGGTGCAAATGAAAATACGAAATTCACGAATTCAGATGCTCTTATTTTTGGAAAAGACACCTTGAAACCAGGAACTTATGCACTTTACACAAAACCAACGAAAGAATCTTGGGACTTAATTTTCTACACAGATGTTACAAACTGGGGGACTCCTGAAGTTTGGGACGAGAAAAAAGTAGCATTGAAAGTAAATGCTAAGTCAACTAGTTTGAAAGATGCAGTAGAAACATTTACCATTTCAGTGGATGGTTTAGAATCAACAAACGGAGCAACTTTAACACTAAAATGGGATCAAACAGCAGTTGCTTTTCCATTTGCAGTTCCTACCGATTCAAAAGTGATGGCAAACATCAACAAAGTAATGGCAGGACCTTCTGCAAATGATTACGCTGGTGCAGCTAGTTACTATTTAGAGACTAAAAAAGACTTGAAAAAAGCATTGGAATGGGCAACAAAAGCTACTGAGATGCAACCTGAAGCATTTTGGATTTTCCGTACAAAGTCATTGATTCAAGCGGAATTGGGTGATAAAAAAGGTGCCATTGAATCTGCAAAAAAAGGATTAGCATTGGCTGAAAAAGCAAGCTATGCTCCTTATGTAAAAATGTTCAATGAGTCATTGAAAGAATGGAGTAAGTAA
- a CDS encoding mannosyltransferase, whose translation MKLNFNSLIIFLATIVFALTAYFSVGYFHADEHYQVIEFAGLKAGWNTPQEVAWEYHTQIRSALLPTLAYWIFSFNSFFHITDPYTSLFVLRLISGFLCLFALVFFFRKSSIVIFKPEQSNSFFKATYLILLLLSWYIPFLSVRFSSETWSAICLLFALGFYFEIGKNKYNALIIGILFGLSFLFRFQMAFGLIGIGIYHLIYGQQKLKTTLSVLIGFSIVLLIGIFIDRWFYSEWVFTPWNYFWLFFENDILNNVESSFGTSSKYYYLEALVQLPTHFIGIVLLICFVIAVIFKPKNPVVWFIIPFVLIHSLIAHKEERFLFPIVFLFPFFIISAFLVMSQSTFLRKFFNPLVIYTIFALFFTHVVGLFFMTTKSAGLGRMEITQYIHSHYDTQKIHLINTPYSNPYNPWGSLPEKMYLEKKIDFQQIDNLANFSDTLFQTKSINLLVVRGYYLENNKLPKNIDKMGLKLIAQSISKKEQSMNRYVKGFENADVLYLYEWKRHNTSTTKRSRTHVNE comes from the coding sequence ATGAAATTGAATTTCAACTCACTCATCATCTTCCTTGCCACGATAGTTTTTGCACTAACGGCTTACTTCAGTGTTGGTTATTTCCATGCAGACGAACACTATCAAGTCATTGAATTCGCAGGCTTAAAAGCAGGTTGGAATACACCGCAAGAAGTTGCTTGGGAATATCACACACAAATCAGATCCGCTTTACTTCCCACTCTAGCCTATTGGATTTTTAGCTTTAACTCTTTCTTTCACATTACAGATCCTTACACTTCTTTATTCGTACTGCGGTTGATTAGTGGATTTTTGTGTCTATTTGCTCTCGTTTTTTTCTTTCGAAAATCAAGTATAGTAATCTTTAAACCAGAGCAATCCAATTCCTTTTTTAAAGCGACTTATCTCATTTTATTACTCTTAAGCTGGTATATTCCATTTTTAAGTGTCCGATTTTCATCCGAAACGTGGTCTGCAATCTGCTTACTTTTCGCATTGGGATTCTACTTTGAAATCGGTAAAAACAAATACAATGCACTCATTATAGGAATACTCTTTGGGCTTTCATTTCTATTTCGGTTTCAAATGGCATTCGGACTCATCGGAATCGGAATTTACCACTTAATCTACGGACAACAAAAACTCAAAACGACATTGAGCGTTTTAATCGGTTTTTCAATCGTCTTATTGATTGGTATTTTTATCGATCGCTGGTTTTATTCGGAATGGGTTTTCACGCCTTGGAACTACTTTTGGTTGTTCTTCGAAAATGACATTCTTAACAATGTAGAATCAAGTTTTGGAACATCTTCCAAGTATTATTACCTCGAAGCATTGGTTCAACTTCCTACTCATTTCATTGGAATTGTTCTATTGATTTGCTTCGTAATCGCTGTAATTTTCAAACCGAAAAATCCAGTTGTTTGGTTTATTATTCCTTTCGTATTAATCCATTCACTCATTGCACATAAAGAAGAGCGGTTTCTATTTCCAATTGTATTTCTATTTCCCTTTTTTATTATTTCCGCTTTCTTGGTAATGAGTCAATCCACATTTCTTCGAAAATTTTTCAACCCCCTCGTTATCTATACCATTTTCGCATTGTTTTTCACCCATGTGGTTGGGCTATTTTTCATGACAACTAAATCTGCTGGACTTGGAAGAATGGAAATCACCCAATACATTCACTCGCATTACGACACACAAAAAATCCATTTAATCAATACCCCCTATTCAAACCCATATAATCCATGGGGAAGTCTTCCTGAAAAAATGTATCTGGAAAAAAAGATTGACTTTCAACAAATTGATAATCTCGCAAATTTCTCTGATACGTTATTCCAAACAAAGAGCATCAATCTGTTAGTTGTTCGTGGGTATTATCTAGAGAACAACAAGCTGCCTAAGAACATCGATAAAATGGGATTGAAGTTGATTGCTCAAAGTATTTCGAAAAAAGAACAATCCATGAATCGTTATGTCAAAGGATTTGAAAATGCAGATGTATTGTATCTTTATGAATGGAAAAGACACAATACAAGCACTACCAAAAGATCTCGAACTCACGTTAATGAATAA
- a CDS encoding mechanosensitive ion channel family protein: MLEEQFKLGLIQVSYLNILIIAVSFFLAYVARKIISRSVKRYLTSANIHLEGRKTTWLKLLSQSGFALATYISVKSFNINNEGVTFREFLDYKFIDTSKIKVSFENVILVILIIFSARVVLNVVRLFFQRRFKRNKISEIGTEYVYTQVAKYIINIFAFFLILVALDVDAKLFLGGSAALLVGLGLGLQDVFKDMFSGFVLLFEGSIRVGDVVEFNDGKSSESMVAKIIRINVRTTQIETRDGNVLIVPNAKLTQEYIENWSHGSTLSRFRLPVTVAFGSDTHMVSEILKQAVLSHPKVHKSKGVDVRLNDFGENGLQMEVLFWADQSWDINIYKSEIRFEIDRLFRHYKIRIPYPQRDMRIIQNSNEDKD, from the coding sequence ATGTTAGAAGAGCAATTCAAACTTGGTCTCATTCAGGTTTCCTATCTGAATATTCTAATTATTGCGGTTTCCTTCTTTCTCGCTTATGTTGCGCGAAAAATTATTTCTCGTTCTGTAAAACGTTACTTGACTTCTGCAAATATTCATTTGGAGGGTCGTAAAACTACATGGCTCAAATTACTCAGTCAAAGTGGATTTGCACTTGCAACATACATTTCTGTTAAAAGCTTCAACATCAACAATGAAGGAGTCACATTTCGAGAGTTTTTAGATTACAAATTTATTGACACTTCCAAAATCAAGGTGAGCTTTGAGAATGTCATTTTAGTCATCCTCATCATTTTCAGTGCGCGAGTGGTTCTCAATGTCGTTCGTTTATTCTTTCAACGTCGCTTTAAACGAAATAAAATATCCGAAATAGGAACGGAATACGTTTACACACAAGTAGCAAAGTACATTATCAACATATTTGCATTCTTCTTAATTTTAGTCGCTTTAGATGTCGATGCGAAACTATTTTTAGGAGGTTCTGCTGCATTATTGGTCGGTTTGGGACTTGGATTACAGGATGTTTTCAAAGACATGTTTTCGGGATTTGTTCTTCTATTTGAAGGAAGTATTCGTGTAGGAGATGTCGTAGAATTCAATGATGGTAAATCATCCGAATCAATGGTGGCTAAAATCATTCGAATCAATGTAAGAACCACTCAAATTGAAACCCGTGATGGAAATGTATTAATTGTTCCAAATGCAAAGCTTACACAAGAATACATTGAAAATTGGAGCCATGGGAGTACACTTTCCAGGTTCCGCCTTCCAGTAACCGTTGCTTTTGGAAGCGATACACATATGGTGAGTGAAATTCTAAAGCAAGCCGTCTTGAGCCATCCAAAAGTGCACAAATCCAAAGGAGTTGATGTGCGATTAAATGATTTTGGTGAGAATGGGCTTCAAATGGAAGTGCTGTTTTGGGCCGACCAAAGTTGGGATATCAATATCTACAAGTCAGAGATTCGTTTTGAGATTGATCGTTTATTCCGTCATTACAAAATCCGAATTCCTTATCCACAGAGAGATATGCGTATTATTCAAAATTCAAACGAGGATAAAGACTAG
- a CDS encoding inorganic pyrophosphatase, producing the protein MSKRFTSHPWHGIEIGEKQPAIVNAYIEIIPADSIKYEIHKPSGYLMVDRPQKLSNHMPCLYGFVPQTYCDKEVAAFSNEKTGRTDITGDGDPLDICVLSERVFHQGNIICDAKVIGGFRMIDGGEADDKIIAVLKGDQAYGGIEDISEMPKMVIDRVRHFFLTYKDLDGGAKNVEITHVYGKEEAFEVIKRSHNDYTNKYGNADENLAVALEKLLG; encoded by the coding sequence ATGAGTAAGCGTTTTACTTCGCATCCTTGGCATGGAATTGAAATCGGTGAGAAACAACCAGCAATCGTGAATGCCTATATTGAAATTATCCCAGCAGATTCAATCAAATACGAAATACACAAACCATCAGGTTATTTGATGGTTGATCGACCACAAAAATTATCCAATCACATGCCTTGTTTGTATGGATTTGTTCCGCAAACATACTGTGACAAAGAAGTGGCGGCTTTTTCAAATGAAAAAACAGGTCGTACTGACATTACAGGAGATGGTGATCCATTAGATATCTGTGTTCTTTCGGAGCGGGTTTTTCACCAAGGAAACATCATTTGTGATGCAAAAGTAATTGGTGGTTTCCGCATGATTGATGGTGGTGAAGCCGATGATAAAATCATTGCTGTACTAAAAGGAGATCAAGCTTACGGAGGGATTGAAGATATTTCGGAAATGCCAAAAATGGTGATTGATCGTGTGCGTCACTTTTTCTTGACCTACAAAGACTTGGATGGTGGAGCTAAAAATGTGGAGATTACTCACGTTTATGGGAAAGAAGAAGCTTTTGAAGTGATTAAAAGATCACACAACGATTATACAAACAAATACGGAAATGCCGATGAGAATTTGGCAGTTGCATTAGAAAAATTGTTAGGTTAA
- a CDS encoding mannosyltransferase: protein MKLSIKSIIIFISVVVFTITATNSVGFFHADEHYQIIEFAGLKAGWNTPEDLVWEYHTKIRPTLQPTIAVGFISIFKFFGASDPYTISFLLREITALLLIFALVFFFTNTKRFIPSKKESTNSKLLEALYLGFLLLIWYIPYLGVRFSSETWSAIFLLFAMGCFCSENKSRKKILLTGLFFGLSFLFRFQILFALVGFGMWFLIFNRKNWKELLQIIGAFSLVFCFGILIDSIFYNEFTISVWNYFDQNILQHKAAEFGELPWDYYISSLFHLPTKLIGTLFFLSITSAIIFRNKAPFIWMIISFILLHMLVSHKEERFLFPIAFFFPLFFIQFFQLLMDSIPRKIALMLIGLTSLGIVTTSIVGLPILASSPAGLGRNGITRFIHLKYPNKIVNLIAMPYANPYSPWFRNEKFYLDKNVGFTPIDNFEALNSSIIKKNEINLFVTTQFFLETYPHKENIQKLGFKLIQQSIPEYQLKMDKYVRGIEDQNITYLYELKK, encoded by the coding sequence ATGAAGTTATCCATAAAATCTATTATTATCTTCATTTCTGTTGTCGTATTTACTATTACAGCAACCAATAGTGTCGGTTTTTTTCACGCCGATGAGCATTACCAAATCATAGAATTTGCTGGGTTAAAAGCTGGATGGAATACTCCGGAAGATCTCGTATGGGAATATCACACTAAAATTAGACCAACCCTTCAACCAACAATTGCAGTTGGATTCATTTCAATCTTCAAGTTTTTTGGAGCAAGCGATCCATACACTATTTCTTTTCTCTTACGTGAAATAACTGCTCTATTACTCATTTTTGCACTTGTTTTCTTTTTCACCAATACCAAACGCTTCATACCTTCTAAAAAAGAAAGTACAAATAGCAAACTTCTGGAAGCGCTGTATTTGGGGTTTCTCCTACTTATTTGGTACATCCCCTATTTAGGAGTTCGATTTTCATCTGAAACCTGGTCAGCAATCTTCTTACTCTTCGCAATGGGCTGTTTTTGTTCCGAAAACAAGAGTCGAAAAAAGATACTCCTTACTGGTCTTTTTTTCGGACTAAGCTTTCTATTCCGTTTTCAAATTTTGTTCGCACTGGTAGGTTTTGGAATGTGGTTTTTAATTTTCAATCGAAAAAACTGGAAAGAACTCCTTCAAATTATTGGTGCATTTTCACTCGTTTTTTGTTTCGGAATTCTTATTGACAGTATCTTTTACAACGAATTTACTATCAGTGTTTGGAACTATTTTGATCAAAATATCTTGCAACACAAAGCTGCTGAATTTGGAGAATTACCCTGGGATTATTACATCAGCTCCTTATTTCATCTCCCCACAAAATTGATTGGAACTTTATTCTTTTTAAGTATTACTTCTGCTATTATCTTTCGAAATAAAGCACCATTCATTTGGATGATTATTAGTTTCATTCTATTACACATGTTAGTGTCTCACAAAGAAGAACGTTTCCTATTTCCAATCGCATTTTTCTTTCCGTTGTTTTTTATTCAATTCTTTCAACTACTCATGGATTCGATTCCACGAAAAATTGCACTCATGCTAATTGGTTTAACTAGCTTGGGAATTGTAACAACAAGTATTGTTGGTTTGCCCATTTTGGCAAGTAGCCCAGCTGGCCTCGGTAGAAATGGAATCACTCGTTTCATTCATCTGAAATATCCGAATAAAATTGTTAATCTCATTGCGATGCCTTATGCAAATCCATATAGTCCTTGGTTTCGCAATGAAAAATTCTACTTAGATAAAAATGTAGGTTTCACACCAATTGATAATTTTGAAGCACTCAATTCATCTATTATCAAAAAGAATGAGATCAATTTATTTGTTACAACTCAGTTCTTTTTAGAAACCTATCCACATAAAGAAAACATCCAAAAACTAGGTTTCAAGTTAATCCAACAAAGCATTCCTGAATATCAATTAAAAATGGATAAGTATGTTCGAGGGATTGAAGATCAAAATATCACTTATTTATATGAGTTAAAAAAATAG
- a CDS encoding vWA domain-containing protein, with protein sequence MKISLIIWLLFFTGFVHAQQAISDDVFEFGEIYTNSKRYIDLTIGNSKTTKIYILRVEHSPEVTYRLSSDLISPDSSVNLRIQVNPKKKGDFNFVFKMHLSDQSEAPVVYQLNGSLEDELPTNDYLTQCPDFNAVPVKSAQPSELTIRTIDKETKEVISKSTISIIHNGQPSGTWVTGNLGLFKEKLPPGFFYFLVSKEGYLTKEAGIYVGPEISEITIPLSKDPKYDQPVPVEIEIPELDIAQKLPELDAEKKLNEQMNNEQVDSITEKIIPELAAIPSDNFDESYFKDVNVIFVIDISSSMKNGEKMNLMKYSLNQLVSKLRPNDDMGMVTYANTADVFQAPTSGSNKESLKSSITSLKPSGMTAGGKGIKLGYKEVMKNYDPAKANMVIIITDGAFNKDSDDYQKTVQKYAKKGVVFSVLGIETRERDAKLLQEAAAFGNGRYVSIQKLVDAHSNLTEEIRIAAFKGIKK encoded by the coding sequence ATGAAAATCAGTTTAATCATTTGGCTCCTGTTTTTTACAGGATTTGTGCACGCTCAACAAGCAATTTCTGATGATGTGTTTGAATTTGGTGAAATTTATACCAATTCCAAACGATATATTGATTTGACTATTGGAAATTCAAAAACAACGAAGATTTACATTTTGCGGGTTGAACATAGCCCAGAAGTTACCTACCGTTTGAGCTCAGATCTAATTTCCCCCGATTCTTCCGTCAATTTACGAATTCAAGTTAACCCTAAAAAAAAAGGTGATTTCAATTTTGTGTTTAAAATGCATTTAAGCGACCAATCAGAAGCTCCTGTTGTCTATCAGTTAAATGGTTCTCTGGAAGATGAATTACCTACTAATGACTATCTCACGCAATGTCCTGATTTCAATGCTGTTCCAGTAAAATCAGCTCAACCAAGTGAGTTAACAATTCGTACTATCGACAAAGAAACGAAAGAAGTTATTTCAAAATCGACCATAAGTATCATACACAACGGTCAGCCAAGCGGAACATGGGTAACGGGGAACTTAGGATTATTCAAGGAAAAGCTACCTCCTGGCTTCTTCTATTTTTTAGTTAGTAAAGAAGGCTATCTAACCAAAGAAGCTGGAATTTATGTAGGACCTGAAATCTCTGAGATCACCATTCCTTTGTCAAAAGATCCGAAATACGATCAACCAGTTCCAGTCGAAATAGAAATTCCCGAATTAGATATTGCTCAAAAACTACCCGAACTAGATGCTGAGAAGAAATTAAACGAACAAATGAATAATGAACAGGTTGATTCTATCACAGAAAAAATTATTCCTGAATTAGCCGCCATTCCAAGTGACAATTTTGATGAGTCCTATTTCAAAGATGTCAATGTGATTTTCGTTATTGATATTTCAAGCTCCATGAAAAATGGCGAAAAAATGAATCTAATGAAGTATTCTTTAAATCAGTTGGTGAGTAAATTAAGGCCCAATGATGATATGGGAATGGTAACTTACGCGAACACTGCTGATGTTTTTCAAGCTCCCACTTCTGGTAGTAACAAGGAATCTTTGAAAAGTTCAATTACAAGCTTAAAGCCTTCAGGAATGACTGCTGGAGGAAAGGGAATCAAATTGGGCTACAAAGAGGTTATGAAAAACTATGATCCAGCAAAAGCAAATATGGTTATCATTATTACAGATGGAGCTTTCAACAAAGATTCAGATGATTATCAGAAAACGGTTCAAAAATATGCGAAAAAGGGGGTTGTTTTTTCTGTTTTAGGAATTGAAACACGCGAAAGGGATGCTAAATTATTGCAAGAAGCTGCTGCATTTGGAAATGGAAGGTATGTATCCATTCAAAAACTAGTTGACGCGCATTCTAATCTAACGGAAGAAATTAGGATTGCTGCATTCAAAGGAATTAAGAAATAA
- a CDS encoding response regulator, producing the protein MNQSISVAYAEDNEPLRLLLVNALETKGPFKVLIKAQDGLDLIQQLIQTSVDIILLDINMPIMNGNEVLEYLKKSQSNTKVIVYSFHNSPEITENYLENGASAFISKDSDIVHIVEEIQRIHYLKS; encoded by the coding sequence ATGAATCAATCTATTTCTGTTGCTTATGCTGAAGATAACGAACCTTTAAGGCTTTTGTTAGTAAATGCGTTAGAAACTAAAGGTCCATTCAAAGTATTAATCAAGGCCCAGGACGGTTTAGATTTAATTCAGCAATTAATTCAAACTTCTGTTGATATTATCCTTTTGGATATCAACATGCCAATCATGAATGGAAATGAAGTTTTAGAGTACCTCAAAAAATCGCAATCCAATACAAAAGTGATTGTTTATAGCTTTCACAATTCTCCAGAAATCACAGAGAATTATCTAGAAAATGGAGCTTCTGCCTTTATCAGTAAAGATTCTGACATTGTACATATTGTTGAAGAAATTCAGCGAATTCATTATTTAAAATCGTAA
- a CDS encoding YceI family protein: MSILLLVGGVFAFTQVATWKLGKDYAIEFSAKGVDGIFKTFSATINFDETKLAASKFSMSLDVNSINTGNGLQNKHAIGDEWFDAEKFPKIKFTSSSFEKTSAGYSVKGKLQVKDVTKDVTIPFTFAKKGNKGTFVASFSIDRSVYGVGKSGGDVSNNIKITATLPVSK, from the coding sequence ATGTCAATACTCCTCCTAGTTGGGGGAGTATTTGCTTTCACACAGGTTGCGACTTGGAAGCTTGGAAAGGATTACGCTATTGAGTTTTCTGCAAAAGGAGTCGACGGGATTTTTAAAACATTCAGTGCGACTATCAATTTTGATGAAACGAAACTGGCTGCATCTAAGTTTTCAATGTCACTTGACGTGAATTCTATCAATACTGGAAATGGATTGCAGAATAAACATGCCATCGGAGATGAGTGGTTTGATGCGGAGAAATTTCCAAAAATCAAGTTTACTTCTTCTTCGTTTGAGAAAACGTCAGCTGGATATTCCGTGAAAGGGAAACTTCAAGTGAAAGATGTAACAAAGGATGTAACGATTCCATTCACTTTCGCTAAAAAAGGAAACAAAGGTACTTTTGTTGCTTCGTTTAGTATTGATCGTTCTGTTTATGGAGTTGGAAAATCGGGTGGAGATGTGAGCAATAATATTAAGATTACTGCAACATTACCTGTTTCGAAATAA
- a CDS encoding toxin-antitoxin system YwqK family antitoxin, with product MKQVIGIISVVLFLLTLGSCGDDQNTAKKESASDLVDIKNGIYTEYYPGRKAVKFKGPQDDENLRNGRWFFYDEKGNELSMTEYVNGKKHGFIFVRYPNGSMRYTGEFNMDVESGVWKFYNEDGTISSEKDYANTEIIQ from the coding sequence ATGAAACAAGTAATTGGAATTATTTCGGTGGTACTTTTTTTACTCACGCTAGGAAGTTGTGGAGATGACCAAAATACTGCTAAAAAAGAATCAGCTAGTGATTTAGTAGATATCAAAAATGGAATCTATACAGAATACTATCCTGGTAGAAAAGCAGTTAAATTCAAAGGTCCTCAAGATGATGAAAATTTAAGAAACGGTCGTTGGTTTTTCTATGATGAGAAGGGAAATGAGCTTTCTATGACAGAATATGTCAATGGAAAAAAACACGGATTTATCTTTGTCCGTTATCCAAATGGATCCATGCGTTATACCGGAGAATTTAATATGGATGTGGAATCTGGAGTTTGGAAATTTTACAATGAAGACGGAACAATTTCTTCAGAGAAAGATTACGCAAACACCGAAATTATCCAATAA